From Arcticibacter tournemirensis, one genomic window encodes:
- a CDS encoding cytochrome c oxidase subunit II, translating to MRFNKFLNIRSFCAVLILYILVGSANVFARQTGGTTAGDMVAADTAQQINSETGTIGDTPTAVSESGTDTGTTLATADAVVKNTTLYKSVAFYVTLFLLLCIFIGVIGKVLKVYELTREIQGKREGVNWNKVQAALFLVALITGFYGTYWTYETWGNVASGESASEHGLRIDTMMMVTITLTTIVFVITQFLLFTFAFRYKGSEKRKAYFYPHNNAIERLWTIIPALVLTALVVFGFFTWRSITNPPEDEMKNALSIEVTGEQFKWNVRYAGDDNQLGVRNYKLTTPINGLGIDFTDRKSWDDKLGGEIVIPKGRPVRFTINSKDILHSFYIPEFRVQMNAVPGMPTYFQFTPRLTTEEMREKTGNAAFDFVLLCNKICGTGHYNMQYKVRVVDEKEFKDWLVKQPLYYNDDIKKDMQQKMVQSNAASDNKKIALNNQ from the coding sequence ATGCGGTTTAATAAATTTTTGAATATCAGGAGCTTTTGCGCAGTACTCATTCTTTACATACTGGTAGGAAGCGCTAATGTATTTGCGCGGCAGACCGGTGGTACGACGGCGGGGGATATGGTTGCAGCGGATACTGCTCAGCAAATAAACTCGGAGACAGGGACAATAGGCGACACTCCTACTGCAGTGAGCGAGTCTGGGACGGATACGGGTACCACACTTGCAACGGCCGACGCAGTTGTAAAGAATACTACTCTTTATAAATCGGTTGCTTTTTATGTTACTCTCTTTTTGCTTCTATGTATATTTATAGGAGTGATCGGTAAAGTGCTCAAGGTATATGAGCTCACCCGGGAGATACAGGGTAAGCGCGAGGGTGTAAACTGGAATAAGGTACAGGCTGCTTTGTTTTTAGTTGCTCTTATTACAGGTTTCTACGGAACTTACTGGACATATGAGACCTGGGGAAATGTGGCATCAGGTGAATCTGCCTCAGAGCATGGTCTGCGAATTGATACCATGATGATGGTTACCATTACGCTAACCACCATTGTTTTCGTGATCACACAGTTCCTGTTGTTTACATTTGCATTTCGCTATAAAGGTTCAGAAAAGAGGAAGGCTTACTTTTATCCTCACAATAATGCGATTGAGCGGCTTTGGACTATCATACCTGCTCTCGTTCTTACAGCCCTTGTTGTATTTGGATTTTTCACATGGAGAAGCATTACCAATCCTCCCGAAGATGAGATGAAGAATGCCTTATCCATAGAGGTTACAGGTGAACAGTTTAAATGGAACGTTCGTTACGCAGGTGACGACAACCAGTTAGGAGTCCGTAATTATAAACTCACTACTCCGATTAACGGCCTGGGAATTGATTTTACCGACAGGAAAAGCTGGGACGATAAACTTGGCGGGGAGATCGTGATCCCGAAAGGCCGGCCCGTGCGTTTTACCATAAACTCGAAAGACATCCTTCATAGTTTTTATATTCCTGAGTTTAGGGTTCAAATGAATGCCGTTCCTGGAATGCCTACTTATTTCCAGTTTACTCCAAGGCTAACCACAGAAGAAATGCGTGAGAAAACGGGAAATGCGGCGTTTGATTTCGTATTGTTATGTAATAAGATCTGCGGTACCGGACATTATAATATGCAATATAAGGTAAGAGTGGTAGACGAAAAGGAGTTTAAAGATTGGTTAGTAAAACAGCCTTTATACTACAACGACGATATAAAAAAGGACATGCAGCAAAAGATGGTTCAGTCTAACGCCGCGTCGGATAATAAGAAAATAGCTTTAAACAATCAGTAA